TCGTCGCGCCACTATTAACGGCAACAGGGCCATCAATACGACCGTGAGGCATTCCGCTACCGTGATTGTGACAACCGTTGCATGTCAATGTTTCACCGGGGCGAACCTGCAGCCAAGCTTGATGGCGGCTACGCATACGCCGCCCATTTTCATCAAGCAGTTCAATGGCAAAAGGGATGTTGGCAGGCACTTCAACCATCACCGAGCCATCCGGCTCAATCATCCCGTAGCCAACAATTTCACGCATCAATTGCTGGGCACTGATACCCAGCGAACTCCTGTTAACAATCAATGTATCCCGATCAGGCAGTGTGACCGATTTTACTATTTTAATAAAACGCGCCGGACGATCAGCCGCCGCCGTCTGTTGCGGGTCGGCCAGAGTGGCCAGATTAGGTTGTGCTGTATCCCTTCCATCAACATCATAAACAGAGCGAATATGTAACAGCCCCACTCCGCGATCATGAAGGTCACGATCAATGCGGCCATCACCAGGAAATCCATCGTAGAGACGCGCAGGAAAGTCCCGCTCACGCAGCGTGGCAACATCACTAATAACAACCCCTTCTTGGGCTATCACCAAAGGACGCAGCGTGTGGCTGCCAATATCATACAGATAGAGCCCAAAAAGTGGGTCGGCGGGAACCGTCTCTTCACTATTTAGATCAGCAGCAGGACACGGCACAATTACCCCTCCACTTATGATGCGGCAGGGTGTCCAACTGGTGAGAATTCGCTGACTACCATCCCAAAGTGGGTAGGCCGACATAAACATCCCCCCGGCTGAAAGCGATTGATTTTCAAGTTGTACATCAAGAACAGTCGCCGCCTCTTGGCCAGGGCCACTGAGCACACCCCGGTTAATCTCGGTAGGTTGGTCGTGGTCAATATAGTTTTCAGCATCAATAATAACCAGATCACCCCCCCGGTTTTCCTGTCCACGTAAGGTTTGAGTTGCCAACAGCCTGCCATCCTCCATCTCCCGCACCTGAACATAACCTGTGGAGGCATCCCCATGCCCTACCTGTGCACTGTGCGCACCGTAGTGAAGCTGCAAATCACCACCATCGGGGCGAACAGTGTAAAGACGAATCGCATTTTGTCCGCCCATGTTATCCCAACGGCTAAAGAGAATACGACCACTCATGAGCACTGTGGGATCAAAATCGTGGCTGGCATTGAATGATATCTGTTGAATATCAGTCCCATCATCACCCATCACATGCAGCACGGCGGCATGCTCCTGCCTCGACTCTTCAACGCCTTTGAACAGCGGTTTCCCCTCATCCAGCAATGTACGTCCTGTTTCTCGTTGACGTGTTGAGGTGAACACAATACGTCCATCAGGGAGGTAACTCGGGGCGAGATCCTGCCCCTGTCTTGCGATGATATCACTACTGATAATACGCTTAAGTTGCTGGCCAACAATATCGTACTCCCAGATATTCCAGGTGGGCTGCTGATCGTCGGGCACACCCTCCATCTCTGGCTCACGCATCGAAAAAATTATTTTGGTGCCGTCATAGGAGGTATTCAGATCACGTACATCGCCCGCACCCTGCGTCACTGAGGTGGTCACAATACGTTCGGGTGCAGTAGATGAGGCGCGGTCTCTTATGTAGAGGTCACCACCCGGACGAAAAGTCAGCAGTTCACGACCACTCAAGGGGGTTAGCTCGCCTTCATTATCGTAGAGGGCACGCTTAACATAGGCGATTGGATAGTCTGGCAGTGCAGAATCAGGCGTCTGATTATCATCCACACACCCCGATAGCGTCATCAACGAAGAGACCAATAGCGCCGCTAGCAATAGAGAAAAAATTAAACGCACAGAACGCCCTTATATCGATTTTTACAGCATTTCATATGGAGGATTGACCCCTTTAAACTGACAAATTGCACAAGCCAGGAAGGTCAAGCAACCAGCCACACGACCCATATCGGGCGTTGCATACAGCTTAGCAGTCACCACATTCAAGAACTGTGAATTCCCCCACAATCCATAGTGCAAAAAGCACATATGCTTAAACGACATTCTGTTTCAACAAGGATTCTTTCCCCGTGAAAAAAATTGCCATCTCTCTGTTAGCAGCAGCCATATGCTGTAGCTCAGCTTATGCCGGCTCACGTGAACAAGCCAAGCAGATACACGACAGGATCGCCGGTGTTCCGGCTGACACCGTGCTGCTTGACCAGATGCAGCTACTCATTGAAGGTGGTGATGCGATTGGTGCCGCCGAACTTGCCATAGAGCACCCGGACTTTTACAGCACCACCCTGAAAACCATTATCACACCCTGGACCAACGAAGCGCAAACCGCTTTTGCTCCCCTGAATGACTACACTGCCACTATGATTGGCGCAATACGTGATAATCTGGATTTCCGCACCCTGCTTTATGATGACATCCTTTATGTTGGCAGAGCGTCTCTTGGATTGCCCGCTTATTCGCAAAATAATAACAACCACTACGAGCAGATGGAACAGAGTGGTGTTGACCTGAAGGCTGACCTGGTTGCCGTCACCCAATCCTCTGTCAATGGCTTACCGGCTGCCGCAACCGCAGGCATAATGACCAGTCGAGCAGCGGCGCAAGCCTTTTTTGTCGATGGCACCAACCGTGCAATGCTGAGGTTTACCATCCTTAACCATCTCTGTAACGACCTAGAGCAAATAAAAGATAACACCCGCTCTCCTGATCGAATCCGCCAAGATGCTTCCCGCAGCCCCGGTGGAGACAGCCGCATCTTTATTAATGCCTGCCTAGGCTGCCACGCAGGCATGGATCCACTCGCACAAGCCTATGCTTACTACAACTACGTGTATGACAGCGGTACCGACCCTGATGCACGTAACGGGCGCTTGGAGTACACCGCAAACAGTGTCCAACCAAAATACCTGATTAACGCCAGCAACTTCCCTTACGGCTATGCCACACCGAATGATAATTGGGCTAACTACTGGCGAGCCGGGGCAAACTCGCTGCTCGGCTGGGATACCAACAACCTTGGTCTTCCTGACAATGGTACGGGTGCAAAAAGCCTTGGCCGCGAACTTGCCAACAGCGAAGCGTTTGCTCGCTGTCAGGTTAAAAAAGTATTTAAAAACATCTGTTTCAGAGACCCTGAAAACAGTGCAGATCACAACAAGATCGATCAAATCACTGAATCATTTAAAACCAACAACTACAACCTCAAGACCGTCTTTGCCGAAAGCGCTGTCTACTGCATGGGAGAATAACGGATGATTAATCGATACACTCTCTGCCTCATTTTGGCCCTCTCCCTCCTCACGGGCTGCCAAGGGGTTGATACAACCGATAATCCTGAAGTCGATCGCAGCAACGAGCCCCCCAAAGACTACAGTGGCCCTGCGGCAACAGATGATGATATTGCTCGTTTTAAAGAGTATGTGTGGGATAGCCTGCGCGCCAGCAACCGCTGTGGGAACTGCCATGGCACCGACAGTGACCAATTACAATTCGTACGTGATGATAATGTCAATTTCGCCTATACAGCGGCACTCACCATTGTAGACACCACAACGCCTAAGAACTCTGAAATAGTCACCCGGGTTGCTGCAGGCCATAACTGCTGGGAACCCTCCGACCTCATTTGCGCTGAAACCATCACCTCCTACCTTGAGTTGTGGTTAAACCCTAATGACCCACTCCCCGGTAACAACGAAGTCAAGCTGATCGCACCACCCATCCAAGATCCTGATGGTGGCAAGCGACTGCCCGCCGATGCTGCGCTATTTTCTACCACTGTGTGGCCCCTGCTGACACAGTATTGTGCCAGCTGCCACAGCGAAGAAGGTGACTTCCCCCAGGCACCTTACATAGCGCAGAGTGATGTTAATGTCGCCTATGATGCGATACGCACGGGCCGGCGCATCGACCTGAACAACCCGGCTGACTCCCGTCTAGTATTACGCTTGAGTGAAGAGTTTCATAACTGCTGGAATGATTGCCAATCCGATTCCGATGAATTTATCATCGCTATACAAAGCTTTGCAGATGGCGTCCCTATCACCGAATTGGACAGCGCACTGGTTAACAGTAAAGCGCTCAACCTCTACGACGGAATCGTCGCTAGCGGCGGCAATCGCTTTGATGACCATATTATCGCCCGCTACGAATTAAAAAGTGGCCTTGGCGACACACTGTACGATACCAGCGGCATCGAGCCCGCTCTAAATCTCATACTATCCGGCACTGAAGGAGACGATTACCAGTGGGTGGGTGGCTGGGGAATCGAGTTCTTCTCCACCTCAGCGCGAGGCAACACCGCCACCAGCGCCAAACTGGCTGAGCGGCTGAAATCAAGCAACGCCTACACCATTGAAGCGTGGTTAGTCCCCGCCAACGTCACACAGGAAGGGCCTGCCCGTATCATCAGTTATTCGGCAAATAACTCCCTGCGTAACTTCACACTGGGGCAAACACTCTACAACTATAACTTTGCCCAGCGCAGTAGCAGCACCGACACCAATGGAGAACCGATACTCTCAACCGCTGATGCCGACGAAATATTACAAGCCACTCAACAGCATGTTGCCATCACCTTTAGCAGCACTGAAGGGCGAAAAATATTTGTTAATGGCACATTGGTTGCCAGTGAGACCGCTACTCGAGGTGACAGCCTGAATGATTGGGATGAAAACTACACCCTACTGTTTGGTGCAGAGGCCGATGGCAGCTCACCCTGGAAAGGAAAACTGCGCATGGTCGCCATTCATGAGCGGGCACTCACTGCTGATCAGATACAGCAGAACATAGACGCGGGTGTGGGTGAGCGCTACTTCTTGCTCTTCAGCATTTCGCATCTAATCGACACCCCAGATAGCTACATCTTGCTTGAAGTAAGCCAGTTCGATAACTACAGCTATCTCTTCCATAGCCCAAGATATGTCTCGCTTAACGAAACGCCTGGGGATATCGATTTTGCTGTAAAAGGGATGCGTATCGGAATCAACAGTGAAGAGTCTGCGGTTGGGCAGGTCTACCGCAACTTGGATCAGCAAGTTGTCAGCAGCCCGATGAGTCTCTCGTCATACGGGACAATTATTCCGTTGCAAGAGGGTCCTAACCTGGATCAGTTTTTCCTTACTTTCGAGCAACTGGGCTCGCACATTAATGTTGTTCTGGAACCCGCACCCGCACAGCCGGCCATGCCAGCCGACAGCGAGCCGCAGCCACGCCTCGGGTTACGGACATTTGCCAAAATAAATGCCAGCATGTCAATTCTGACGGATGTTCCCACAACACAAAGCGATGTTCAGGCCACCTATGAAATGGTCAAACAACAACTCCCATCCAGCAGCCGGATTGATGGCTTCCTGGCCTCCCATCAAGTGGCCATCTCGCAGCTGGCCATTGAGTACTGCAACGCACTGATCGATGACACCAGCTTGCGTGCCAGCTACTTTACGGGTTTCGACTTTTTAGCCGATTCAACCACCGCTTTCGACACCACTGAAAAGCGTGACCAGCTACTCGACCCACTGATATCACGAATCAATGGTAGCAACCTTGCCACACAACCGGATCCAGCCGTCGTAAAGCAGGAACTAAACAACCTCATCGACCGGCTCACCAGTTGTGGGATAAATTGCAGTAGCGACCGAACACTTGCCGTTGCCAAAGGCAGCTGCGCCGCCCTTTTATCCAGCGCCGTGATGACCGTGCAATAAGGAACGAATATGACTAAGAAGAACAAACACCACGCACTAAACCAGCCTCTTCTGCATACTCATCATCGTCGACCTTACAGCCGACGTGATTTTTTGGCCCAAGGACTGGCACTGGGAGGAGCCATGGTAATGGCGCCCCCTCTGTTTGGATTAAATAGCGCACAAGCTGCACTCTCTACCGATATGGAAGCACTTAAACTCGCTTGCGGTATCAACAGTGTTGGCGCAGGGAAAATCCCCTTCATCTGCTTTGATCTTGCCGGTGGCGCCAGCATGGCGGGAACCAATGTCCTCATTGGGCAGCAAGGGGGGCAGCTCGATTTTGTCTCAACTGAGGGTTACAACCGAATGGGGCTGCCAGGCGACATGGTACCTTCACTCAATGACCCTATCTCTGGCCTCCCCTACTACGACGACTCCCTAGGACTTGCCTTTCACAGTGACAGTGGCTTTTTACGCGGCATACGAGAACGTCTTGGCACTGGAACCGCCGCCAATATCAATGGTGCGGTTATTCCGGCACGCTCTGAAAATGATACCGGCAATAACCCCCACAACCCGATGTATGGCATTGCACAAGCCGGGGCAAACGGTGAATTATTACGACTGATCGGCTCCGTCAGCTCCGATTCGGGGGGCAACTCAATGTCACCTGCACAGATGATTCGTACCGAGTGGCGGCCCACAAAAGTTGACCGCCCCAGAGATGTCACCGGCTTAGTAGATACAGGGAAATTAGTTGGGCTACTGGACCAGGCTGATGCGGTTGCAGTACTAGAGTCTGTACAACGGATCAGTGCGGCAAAAATTGGCAACATACAGACCGGTGTCACACAAGCTGCACTGATCAAAGACCTGCTCAGCTGTGGCTATGTTAAAACCGCTGACTTGGTCGACCGCTACGGTGACCCCAGCGCCCTCAACCCAACCCTCGACACCGAGATTGTTGGCCCCGGTGGCATCTTCAGCCAGGCAGAATTTGACAGCGATCGCGAATTCCGCAAAACAGCTTCGGTGATGAAAATGGTGATGAATGGTTATGCGGGCGCCGGCACTATTACCATAGGTGGATATGACTACCACACCGGAGAGCGTGCCACCGGCGAGCTGAGAGACCTGCGTGCCGGACGTTGCATGGGTGCCTGCCTAGAGTATGCTCATCGACTAGGACAACCCCTCATGATGTATGTCAGCAGTGATGGCTCCGTATTCAGCAATGG
The window above is part of the Gammaproteobacteria bacterium genome. Proteins encoded here:
- a CDS encoding LamG domain-containing protein; this encodes MINRYTLCLILALSLLTGCQGVDTTDNPEVDRSNEPPKDYSGPAATDDDIARFKEYVWDSLRASNRCGNCHGTDSDQLQFVRDDNVNFAYTAALTIVDTTTPKNSEIVTRVAAGHNCWEPSDLICAETITSYLELWLNPNDPLPGNNEVKLIAPPIQDPDGGKRLPADAALFSTTVWPLLTQYCASCHSEEGDFPQAPYIAQSDVNVAYDAIRTGRRIDLNNPADSRLVLRLSEEFHNCWNDCQSDSDEFIIAIQSFADGVPITELDSALVNSKALNLYDGIVASGGNRFDDHIIARYELKSGLGDTLYDTSGIEPALNLILSGTEGDDYQWVGGWGIEFFSTSARGNTATSAKLAERLKSSNAYTIEAWLVPANVTQEGPARIISYSANNSLRNFTLGQTLYNYNFAQRSSSTDTNGEPILSTADADEILQATQQHVAITFSSTEGRKIFVNGTLVASETATRGDSLNDWDENYTLLFGAEADGSSPWKGKLRMVAIHERALTADQIQQNIDAGVGERYFLLFSISHLIDTPDSYILLEVSQFDNYSYLFHSPRYVSLNETPGDIDFAVKGMRIGINSEESAVGQVYRNLDQQVVSSPMSLSSYGTIIPLQEGPNLDQFFLTFEQLGSHINVVLEPAPAQPAMPADSEPQPRLGLRTFAKINASMSILTDVPTTQSDVQATYEMVKQQLPSSSRIDGFLASHQVAISQLAIEYCNALIDDTSLRASYFTGFDFLADSTTAFDTTEKRDQLLDPLISRINGSNLATQPDPAVVKQELNNLIDRLTSCGINCSSDRTLAVAKGSCAALLSSAVMTVQ
- a CDS encoding general secretion pathway protein GspF, translating into MTKKNKHHALNQPLLHTHHRRPYSRRDFLAQGLALGGAMVMAPPLFGLNSAQAALSTDMEALKLACGINSVGAGKIPFICFDLAGGASMAGTNVLIGQQGGQLDFVSTEGYNRMGLPGDMVPSLNDPISGLPYYDDSLGLAFHSDSGFLRGIRERLGTGTAANINGAVIPARSENDTGNNPHNPMYGIAQAGANGELLRLIGSVSSDSGGNSMSPAQMIRTEWRPTKVDRPRDVTGLVDTGKLVGLLDQADAVAVLESVQRISAAKIGNIQTGVTQAALIKDLLSCGYVKTADLVDRYGDPSALNPTLDTEIVGPGGIFSQAEFDSDREFRKTASVMKMVMNGYAGAGTITIGGYDYHTGERATGELRDLRAGRCMGACLEYAHRLGQPLMMYVSSDGSVFSNGSLDESEDGRGKGVWTGDSSATAASFFLVYNPLGRPQLLGGNADQQAQQQQIGYFRRDGSVETASSPAANNVNLLVETVILNYLALHGQQGDFETLFPNHRLGNSILRDSLTAFASIK